A part of Desulfobacter sp. genomic DNA contains:
- a CDS encoding response regulator, translating into MDKADRRYTILLVDDEEGIRNVLNITLGHAGFNMLLAPDGDRGLAIFEKERPDIVITDIKMPGIDGIELLRRIKGINPETEVIMITGHGDMDLAVKSLQYEAADFITKPIDSQEIESAVAKAVDRISINSRIQAHMDDLESLIREKDKKLDETQGLVTIGQTVAGMSHVIKNIAGGLKGSSFILEQGIENENREYLVKGWEMMKGNIDKITNLSLDLLNYAKTSRLKLLETDPNAPAEEAISLLIHRAQEEKIKLTLSPLDGRARVLMDTDALTNALHNILTNALDAFEPGAENKSLAVTVTENKGRVVYRIRDNGPGMDPAVSRSLFKEFITTKGARGTGFGLMTTKKIIEEHKGEISFTTEKGRGSEFMIQLDAVPQEK; encoded by the coding sequence ATGGATAAGGCAGACCGCAGGTATACCATCCTCCTCGTGGATGATGAAGAGGGGATCAGGAATGTGCTGAACATCACCCTGGGCCATGCCGGGTTTAACATGCTCCTGGCCCCGGACGGGGACAGGGGGCTTGCCATTTTCGAGAAAGAACGCCCGGATATTGTGATTACGGATATTAAGATGCCGGGAATAGACGGCATTGAACTGCTGCGCCGCATCAAGGGGATAAACCCGGAAACAGAGGTGATTATGATCACCGGGCACGGGGATATGGACCTGGCCGTGAAAAGCCTTCAGTACGAGGCGGCTGATTTCATCACCAAACCCATTGATTCCCAGGAGATCGAATCGGCTGTGGCCAAAGCCGTGGACCGGATTTCAATCAATTCCAGGATCCAGGCACACATGGACGACCTTGAATCCCTGATCAGGGAAAAGGATAAAAAACTGGATGAGACCCAGGGACTGGTTACCATCGGCCAGACCGTGGCCGGGATGTCACACGTGATCAAAAATATTGCCGGCGGGCTAAAGGGGTCTTCCTTTATCCTTGAACAGGGCATTGAAAACGAAAACAGGGAATACCTGGTCAAGGGCTGGGAAATGATGAAGGGAAATATTGACAAGATTACCAATCTATCATTGGACCTGCTCAATTACGCCAAGACCAGCCGGCTCAAGCTGTTGGAGACGGATCCCAACGCACCGGCAGAAGAAGCAATATCTCTGCTGATTCACCGGGCACAGGAGGAAAAGATCAAACTGACCCTGTCCCCATTGGACGGGAGGGCGAGGGTCCTTATGGACACCGATGCCCTGACCAACGCCCTCCACAATATTCTGACCAATGCCCTGGATGCATTTGAGCCGGGTGCTGAAAACAAAAGCCTTGCCGTCACTGTGACTGAAAACAAGGGCCGGGTGGTCTACCGGATCCGGGATAACGGCCCGGGCATGGATCCGGCGGTCAGCCGTTCGCTGTTTAAGGAGTTCATCACCACCAAAGGAGCCAGAGGCACAGGGTTTGGTCTGATGACCACTAAAAAAATTATAGAAGAGCACAAGGGAGAAATTTCCTTTACCACTGAAAAGGGGCGCGGATCTGAATTTATGATCCAACTTGACGCCGTCCCACAGGAAAAATAA
- a CDS encoding PAS domain S-box protein, which translates to MEKRTAESGLNTRSGLAFKLLVPVGTVLFASIFIWSHFSIRYQERMLIDKAVSDVDKFCNSVLKLTWFAMLHSPTEDMQDIMASMAEYNDIQQIRVYNCKGQVRFSNVPPEIGTSAKKQDISCRVCHEVDPPVMEPDIKARTRVFTSENGELKLGVINPILNAPSCSTAQCHYHPRRIKKLGSLDVVVSLEAVKEEISQSRKMYLWTAVYLFAILAATICIIILFIVTRPINRLIKATRHIARGRFDRLEQPVASKDEIGLLSSAINSMGREIQEKQNQLNREKTRYQYLFEQVPCTITVQNKDYELIEFNQEFARKFNPQYGQYCYAAYKGLASKCLNCPVEKTFLDGKPHFSEESGVNRDGSEAHWFVKTAPLTDEEGNVTAAMEMSLDISHRKKLEEKVRISEKKYQAIFKNIPHPVFILDRENMSFQDCNDAAISVYGYDREDFLGKGFVMLFPGVSEFRKIQTNLSKPVHERAVNVKKDEDYIFVNIWIRPAEFEGKNVLIVITVDVTHSVETEHQLIQAGKMATLGEMATGVAHELNQPLSVIKTASGFIARKMASEQEVDREILRTLSSEIETHVDRASKITNHMRLFGRKSEFKKEPVDINEVLKRAFDIFSQQLKLREINVVWKLGGGLPKIAADPVRLEQVFINLLINARDAIVSKFEQKEGVSAGAAPRNGLKQITLETSQEKERIRVKIKDTGTGIARLDMDKIFEPFFTTKNVGQGTGLGLSISYGIIQESGGEISVHNNKEGGATFIILFDPGENEPKEGENG; encoded by the coding sequence ATGGAAAAAAGAACTGCGGAATCAGGACTGAACACAAGGAGCGGGCTGGCATTTAAGCTACTCGTACCTGTCGGCACGGTCCTTTTTGCAAGTATTTTTATATGGTCCCATTTTTCCATCCGGTACCAGGAACGGATGCTCATAGACAAGGCCGTGTCCGACGTGGATAAATTCTGCAATTCAGTGCTGAAGCTGACCTGGTTTGCCATGCTTCATTCCCCCACCGAGGACATGCAGGACATCATGGCCTCCATGGCTGAGTACAATGACATCCAGCAGATCCGCGTATATAACTGCAAGGGCCAGGTCCGGTTCTCCAATGTTCCTCCGGAAATCGGCACCTCCGCCAAAAAACAGGATATTTCCTGCAGGGTCTGCCATGAGGTGGACCCGCCGGTTATGGAGCCGGACATCAAGGCGAGGACCCGGGTTTTTACCTCGGAAAACGGGGAACTTAAACTGGGGGTGATCAACCCCATTCTCAACGCTCCGTCCTGTTCCACGGCGCAATGCCACTACCACCCACGCCGCATAAAGAAACTGGGATCCCTGGATGTGGTGGTCTCCCTGGAAGCGGTGAAGGAAGAGATCTCCCAGAGCCGGAAAATGTACCTATGGACGGCCGTCTATCTCTTTGCCATTCTGGCGGCCACCATCTGTATCATCATACTTTTTATTGTCACCCGCCCCATCAATCGCCTTATCAAGGCGACCCGCCACATCGCCCGGGGCCGGTTCGACCGGCTGGAGCAGCCGGTGGCATCCAAAGACGAAATCGGCCTTCTTTCTTCGGCCATCAATTCCATGGGCCGGGAAATTCAGGAAAAACAGAATCAGCTTAACCGGGAAAAAACCAGGTACCAGTATCTGTTTGAACAGGTGCCCTGCACCATCACCGTCCAGAACAAAGACTATGAACTCATTGAATTCAACCAGGAATTTGCCCGCAAGTTCAACCCGCAATACGGCCAGTATTGCTACGCCGCATACAAGGGGCTGGCCAGCAAATGTCTGAACTGCCCGGTGGAAAAGACATTCCTTGACGGGAAACCCCACTTCAGCGAGGAATCCGGGGTGAACCGGGATGGTTCCGAAGCCCATTGGTTTGTGAAAACAGCGCCCTTGACCGACGAAGAGGGCAATGTTACGGCAGCCATGGAAATGAGCCTGGACATCAGCCACAGAAAAAAACTAGAGGAAAAAGTCAGGATTTCCGAGAAAAAATACCAGGCCATTTTTAAAAATATCCCCCACCCCGTGTTTATTCTGGACCGGGAGAATATGTCTTTTCAGGACTGCAACGATGCGGCTATCAGCGTTTACGGGTATGACCGGGAGGATTTTTTGGGGAAAGGGTTTGTGATGCTCTTTCCTGGGGTGAGCGAATTCAGAAAAATTCAGACCAATTTGTCAAAACCCGTCCACGAACGGGCGGTGAATGTGAAAAAAGATGAGGATTATATCTTCGTCAATATCTGGATCCGCCCGGCTGAATTCGAAGGAAAAAATGTGCTCATCGTCATTACCGTGGATGTGACCCATTCCGTAGAAACGGAACACCAACTTATCCAGGCGGGCAAAATGGCCACTTTAGGTGAGATGGCCACAGGGGTGGCCCATGAGCTGAACCAGCCCCTGTCTGTGATCAAGACGGCGTCCGGCTTTATTGCCAGAAAAATGGCATCTGAACAGGAAGTGGACCGGGAGATCCTCAGGACCCTGTCCAGTGAAATCGAAACCCACGTTGACCGGGCGTCCAAAATCACCAATCATATGCGGCTATTCGGACGTAAGTCGGAGTTTAAAAAAGAGCCTGTGGATATTAATGAGGTATTGAAACGGGCATTTGATATTTTCAGCCAGCAGCTCAAACTCCGGGAAATCAATGTCGTATGGAAACTGGGCGGCGGCCTCCCCAAGATTGCAGCAGATCCAGTGCGGCTGGAACAGGTTTTTATTAACCTGCTTATCAATGCCCGGGACGCCATTGTCAGCAAATTTGAACAAAAAGAAGGCGTTTCGGCAGGTGCCGCTCCCAGAAACGGACTCAAGCAGATTACCCTGGAAACAAGTCAGGAAAAGGAACGGATTCGGGTCAAAATAAAGGATACGGGAACGGGTATAGCCCGGCTGGATATGGACAAAATCTTCGAACCTTTTTTCACCACCAAAAACGTTGGGCAGGGCACAGGACTCGGCCTTTCAATTTCCTATGGCATCATCCAGGAATCCGGCGGGGAAATTTCAGTGCACAATAATAAAGAGGGCGGCGCCACATTTATCATTCTGTTTGATCCCGGGGAAAATGAGCCAAAGGAAGGTGAAAATGGATAA
- a CDS encoding response regulator, with product MTKKIMIVDDDPAITRYLDALFQDNGYDTCIAQDGKDAFDVFQANSPDLITLDLEMPEEWGPRFFRKISKIKGFSTPVVVISGLSGRKYSIPKAEAFFAKPFDKDELLKTVNQILTG from the coding sequence ATGACAAAAAAAATAATGATTGTAGACGATGATCCGGCCATTACCCGCTATCTGGACGCCCTGTTTCAGGACAACGGATATGACACCTGCATTGCCCAGGACGGTAAAGACGCCTTTGACGTGTTCCAGGCAAATTCCCCGGACCTCATCACCCTGGATCTGGAAATGCCCGAAGAGTGGGGTCCCAGGTTTTTTAGAAAAATTTCGAAAATAAAGGGGTTCTCAACACCGGTTGTGGTTATTTCCGGCCTCTCAGGCCGCAAATACTCCATTCCCAAAGCCGAGGCTTTTTTTGCCAAACCCTTTGACAAGGATGAATTATTGAAAACCGTTAACCAGATTCTCACTGGTTAG
- a CDS encoding cytochrome c3 family protein — MGLAVGQDEESEQSRIDASAFDTLKRPAALFDHDTHNEAAGVEDCEVCHHVWENGKIVEGESSEDSPCSECHSLKATPENKMALANAYHTQCRTCHIDKGKGPLLCGECHKKE; from the coding sequence ATGGGGCTTGCCGTGGGCCAGGATGAAGAGAGTGAACAAAGCCGCATTGACGCCTCGGCCTTTGACACCCTAAAACGGCCTGCGGCCTTGTTTGACCACGATACCCACAATGAAGCCGCCGGAGTTGAAGACTGCGAGGTCTGTCACCACGTCTGGGAAAACGGCAAAATTGTGGAAGGGGAGTCCAGCGAGGACAGCCCCTGTTCCGAGTGCCACAGCCTTAAAGCGACGCCTGAAAACAAAATGGCCCTGGCCAATGCATACCATACCCAGTGCAGAACCTGCCATATTGACAAGGGAAAAGGACCGCTGCTCTGCGGCGAGTGCCACAAAAAAGAATAA
- a CDS encoding (Fe-S)-binding protein, producing MENKTMEKATDPAVEAGLERLTRDRIINTINQVLEKETGARFKTYVETCMRCGLCADACSYFLSNDRDPSYSPAAKVKQTVWEMIDKKGDVSKDFLRRAVHICHLECNVCRRCSMYCPFGIDIAYMMLMVRRICHKLEITPQYIQDTVNSHSVTLNQMWVKEDEWIDTLQWQEEDAREEFENLRIPLDKRGADLMYSVIAPEPKFQAGLIYQAAVMMHAAGMNWTMPSMPGWDNSNMAMYTGDNEISGRIARTFYEKAAELGVKRIVMGECGHAFRSIYDVGNRWVSWGMPPFEVVHALEFYHELLTQGRITIKEKYGKKVTLHDPCNVSRGRGLHDMARRVVNMICDDFVEMTPNREHNYCCGAGGGVINCGPPYKGERMVNNRVKAEQLKATGAEVLIAPCHNCHSGLEDIVHHYELGMEVKFLGDIIFETMDKKVYKGK from the coding sequence ATGGAAAATAAAACAATGGAAAAAGCGACAGACCCGGCGGTCGAGGCAGGCCTTGAACGGCTGACCCGTGACCGGATTATCAATACCATCAACCAGGTTCTGGAAAAGGAAACCGGTGCCCGGTTCAAGACCTATGTGGAAACCTGTATGCGCTGCGGCCTCTGCGCCGACGCCTGTTCCTATTTTCTGTCCAATGACAGGGACCCGAGCTACTCCCCGGCAGCCAAGGTGAAACAGACGGTCTGGGAAATGATCGATAAAAAGGGAGATGTATCCAAGGATTTCCTGAGACGGGCCGTTCACATCTGCCACCTGGAGTGCAATGTATGCCGCCGGTGTTCAATGTATTGTCCCTTCGGCATCGACATCGCCTATATGATGCTCATGGTCCGCCGGATCTGCCACAAACTTGAGATCACCCCCCAGTACATCCAGGATACGGTGAACTCCCATTCCGTGACCCTGAACCAGATGTGGGTGAAAGAAGACGAATGGATCGACACCCTCCAGTGGCAGGAAGAGGATGCCAGGGAGGAATTCGAAAACCTGCGTATCCCTCTGGACAAACGGGGTGCAGACCTCATGTACTCGGTGATTGCGCCGGAACCCAAGTTCCAGGCCGGCCTGATCTACCAGGCCGCCGTGATGATGCATGCCGCCGGCATGAACTGGACCATGCCATCCATGCCGGGCTGGGACAATTCCAACATGGCCATGTACACCGGGGACAACGAAATCTCCGGGCGTATCGCCAGGACCTTTTATGAAAAGGCCGCCGAACTCGGGGTCAAGCGCATCGTCATGGGGGAATGCGGCCATGCATTCCGGTCCATCTACGATGTGGGCAACCGATGGGTCTCCTGGGGCATGCCGCCCTTTGAGGTGGTCCATGCACTGGAATTCTACCATGAACTGCTCACCCAGGGCCGGATTACCATAAAAGAAAAATACGGTAAAAAGGTCACCCTCCACGACCCCTGCAACGTATCCAGGGGCAGGGGGCTCCACGACATGGCCCGGCGGGTGGTGAACATGATCTGCGATGATTTTGTTGAAATGACTCCCAACCGGGAGCATAACTACTGCTGCGGCGCCGGAGGCGGCGTCATCAACTGCGGCCCACCCTACAAGGGCGAACGCATGGTAAACAACCGGGTCAAGGCGGAACAATTGAAAGCAACCGGTGCCGAGGTGCTCATTGCCCCATGCCACAACTGCCATTCCGGCCTGGAGGATATTGTCCACCACTACGAACTTGGTATGGAAGTTAAATTCCTGGGAGACATCATTTTCGAAACCATGGATAAAAAAGTATATAAAGGCAAATAA
- a CDS encoding nitrate reductase, with translation MNGFIDFIMGPMVWISFLVFFGGLCWKLAAVIREIRETEPYIFTYLTLFHSLRSIGAWLIPFFPRSTRQQPIFYGISYVFHLALFAVPIFLSAHVVLVEEAFNISWPVLNDGLADLLTVVIIAALVFFGGRRIMVPEIKFLTSAKDFVLLSIVLLPFLTGFLAYHQVVAYRWMTIIHILTGEFMLIIIPFSRLAHMITAPLTRAYTGSEFGNVRHARDW, from the coding sequence ATGAACGGATTTATTGATTTTATCATGGGGCCCATGGTCTGGATTTCCTTCCTGGTCTTTTTCGGGGGACTATGCTGGAAACTGGCCGCAGTTATCCGGGAGATCAGGGAAACAGAGCCCTATATTTTTACCTATCTGACGCTGTTCCACAGCCTGCGGTCCATCGGCGCTTGGCTCATCCCGTTTTTCCCCCGGTCCACCCGGCAGCAGCCCATATTCTACGGGATCTCCTATGTCTTCCACCTGGCCTTGTTTGCGGTGCCCATTTTTCTTTCCGCCCATGTGGTGCTGGTTGAGGAGGCATTCAATATCTCCTGGCCCGTACTTAACGACGGCCTGGCGGATCTGCTCACCGTGGTCATCATCGCCGCTCTGGTGTTTTTCGGCGGACGCAGGATCATGGTTCCGGAAATCAAGTTTCTCACCTCGGCCAAGGATTTTGTGCTGCTTTCCATCGTCCTGCTTCCTTTTTTGACCGGATTTCTTGCCTATCACCAGGTCGTTGCCTACCGGTGGATGACCATCATACATATTTTAACCGGTGAGTTTATGTTGATTATCATACCTTTTTCACGGCTGGCGCATATGATCACCGCCCCCCTGACCCGGGCCTATACCGGATCGGAATTCGGCAACGTCAGACACGCACGGGACTGGTAA
- a CDS encoding Tmc redox complex protein TmcD, with translation MEEKQSWDWSTQLKEIPVKEWESRFNWVEDPCITPDGESVAAIVNVDEMAFGICVNGELWEGEHEKAWSLKAMPDGRLAVCACQDEEWSLVVDGTPWSNQFDFIWDLKASPDGSIGLAFQRDMEYGMAVEDQPWEENFEQITQMVLGRGGKTAAVVQVDSMAAADVDAFSKGLFSVAVNGEALEERFLNIWDLCFDQDGQSIAWAARFDREKYGIAVDGKPWDGRYQAVWRPMFCNGDGGSKSVVAPVRTGGKWYLYKDNQPLWASGYENIWRLAGNAANTDIAAVVATTFGRWSVARNDRPWTLSWDTMVRDIYFSGDGSSLAAVFKNNGVWGVAQDDKAWQLSCDKVFTPDMTADGSVVAVSYEKDGRFFTAVNDKVVTGPYEYMADPVVSPEGDKVLVKGIEDGIYKRRIIAL, from the coding sequence ATGGAAGAAAAACAATCATGGGACTGGAGCACCCAACTCAAAGAGATACCGGTGAAAGAATGGGAATCCCGCTTCAATTGGGTGGAGGATCCCTGTATTACGCCGGACGGAGAGTCCGTAGCCGCCATCGTCAATGTGGATGAAATGGCCTTCGGGATCTGTGTCAACGGCGAACTCTGGGAGGGGGAACATGAAAAGGCCTGGAGCCTGAAGGCTATGCCCGACGGGCGTCTGGCCGTCTGCGCCTGCCAGGATGAAGAATGGTCCCTGGTGGTGGACGGAACGCCCTGGTCCAATCAGTTTGATTTTATCTGGGACCTGAAGGCCAGCCCCGACGGCAGCATCGGTCTTGCCTTCCAGCGTGACATGGAATACGGCATGGCCGTGGAGGACCAGCCCTGGGAGGAAAATTTTGAGCAGATTACCCAGATGGTCCTGGGCCGGGGGGGGAAAACCGCTGCCGTGGTACAGGTGGACTCCATGGCGGCCGCCGATGTGGACGCTTTTTCCAAGGGGCTGTTTTCAGTTGCCGTGAATGGAGAGGCACTGGAAGAACGTTTCCTGAACATCTGGGACCTCTGCTTTGACCAGGACGGTCAATCCATTGCCTGGGCCGCACGTTTCGATCGGGAAAAATACGGCATTGCCGTGGACGGAAAGCCCTGGGATGGCCGGTACCAGGCGGTATGGCGGCCCATGTTCTGCAACGGGGACGGCGGCAGCAAATCCGTGGTCGCACCGGTGCGGACCGGCGGTAAATGGTATCTCTACAAAGACAACCAGCCCCTATGGGCCAGCGGCTATGAGAATATCTGGCGCCTGGCCGGAAATGCAGCCAATACCGACATTGCCGCAGTGGTGGCCACCACCTTCGGCAGGTGGAGCGTGGCCAGAAACGACAGGCCATGGACACTGAGTTGGGACACCATGGTCAGGGACATCTATTTCTCCGGGGACGGCAGCAGCCTTGCCGCCGTATTCAAGAATAACGGCGTATGGGGGGTGGCCCAGGATGACAAGGCCTGGCAGCTTTCCTGCGACAAAGTGTTTACACCGGATATGACCGCCGACGGTTCCGTAGTGGCGGTGAGCTATGAAAAAGACGGCCGGTTCTTCACTGCCGTGAACGACAAGGTGGTGACCGGACCCTATGAATACATGGCCGATCCCGTGGTCAGTCCGGAGGGAGACAAGGTCCTGGTCAAGGGAATTGAAGACGGGATTTACAAACGGCGCATTATCGCTCTGTAA
- a CDS encoding response regulator: MSEKQRLRIMLIDQDKHVRESLKVFFDTSSTHCLIFKTAQEGLNALKYQRVDVVVSDYFLPDMDGVQFFRQAALIQPGVTRILMATITTDDLEQEIQEAGIDRFIEKPLTVASLDTVIGELENVNFSNPSRR; the protein is encoded by the coding sequence ATGTCTGAAAAACAGCGGCTGCGCATCATGCTCATCGACCAGGATAAGCATGTCAGGGAGTCCTTGAAGGTTTTTTTTGATACGTCCAGCACCCATTGCCTGATTTTCAAAACTGCACAGGAGGGGCTTAACGCGCTCAAATACCAGCGTGTGGATGTTGTGGTATCGGATTATTTTCTGCCGGATATGGACGGTGTCCAGTTTTTCAGGCAGGCTGCCCTAATTCAGCCGGGCGTTACCCGGATCCTGATGGCCACCATTACCACCGATGACCTGGAGCAGGAAATACAAGAAGCCGGGATTGACCGGTTCATTGAAAAACCTTTAACTGTGGCCTCACTGGACACTGTGATCGGAGAATTGGAAAACGTCAATTTTTCTAACCCTAGTCGGAGATAA
- a CDS encoding iron-sulfur cluster assembly scaffold protein, which translates to MEDQDFWNRHSLQFLEMAYKADHRERIENPHGYGSRTGECGDKVEFFIMVDKGKLDIISFEVDGCLHTTACCNTVVHMAKGKTPDQAWEITPDQVAEYLETLPDDHYHCAELSLGGFYLALTDYRNRIAGGNRPSEI; encoded by the coding sequence GTGGAAGACCAGGATTTTTGGAACAGGCACTCCCTTCAGTTCCTTGAAATGGCATATAAGGCAGATCACAGGGAACGGATTGAAAACCCCCATGGCTACGGTTCCCGGACAGGGGAGTGCGGTGACAAAGTGGAATTCTTTATTATGGTGGACAAGGGAAAACTCGATATTATCTCCTTTGAAGTGGACGGTTGCCTGCACACCACGGCCTGCTGCAACACCGTTGTTCATATGGCAAAGGGAAAGACGCCGGACCAGGCCTGGGAAATTACCCCGGACCAGGTGGCCGAGTATCTTGAAACCCTGCCAGACGACCATTATCATTGCGCAGAACTCTCCCTGGGTGGGTTTTACTTGGCGCTGACCGACTATCGTAACCGGATTGCCGGAGGAAACAGGCCCTCTGAAATATAA
- a CDS encoding transporter substrate-binding domain-containing protein — protein MKKKIVFLVFGIFLLGTIPCFGETITLATGEWAPFIGETLDGYGLHSKIIKKVFKEMGHEVQFEFMPWKRVWELTKKGEYVATFTWSKTKDRVDQMLYPVNELSLSKEVGFYKKSRFPDGLKVKSLDDLKAQNLKVVGIASYWYEEELKKRGVKLHVVSTGALAWKMLNAGRADLMIENIDVGNAEAQTTLGKGKNEDFGNTAPLKTQKMYLVFSRVHPKSKALLNEFDATVSRLKAEGAL, from the coding sequence ATGAAAAAAAAGATCGTATTTTTGGTGTTCGGAATTTTTCTATTGGGTACGATACCCTGTTTCGGCGAAACCATCACCCTGGCCACAGGGGAATGGGCCCCTTTCATCGGGGAAACCCTGGACGGATACGGCCTGCACAGTAAAATCATCAAAAAAGTATTCAAGGAAATGGGGCATGAGGTCCAATTTGAGTTTATGCCTTGGAAGCGGGTGTGGGAGCTGACCAAAAAAGGGGAGTATGTGGCGACGTTTACCTGGTCCAAAACCAAGGACCGGGTGGACCAGATGCTATACCCGGTAAATGAGCTTTCCCTGTCAAAAGAGGTGGGCTTTTATAAAAAATCCAGATTCCCCGACGGCCTGAAGGTCAAAAGCCTGGATGATTTAAAGGCGCAGAATTTAAAGGTGGTCGGCATTGCCTCCTATTGGTATGAAGAAGAGTTGAAAAAAAGGGGCGTCAAGCTGCATGTTGTTTCAACGGGCGCACTGGCCTGGAAAATGCTTAATGCCGGGCGTGCCGATCTCATGATTGAAAATATAGATGTGGGAAATGCCGAGGCCCAGACAACCCTGGGCAAGGGGAAAAACGAAGATTTCGGCAACACCGCTCCCTTGAAAACCCAGAAAATGTACCTGGTTTTTTCCAGGGTCCATCCAAAAAGCAAGGCGCTGTTGAACGAATTTGATGCGACCGTGTCAAGACTCAAAGCCGAAGGGGCTCTCTGA
- a CDS encoding cupin domain-containing protein has translation MADSQKSLIKNIEFSRAVDIKDLVDYEEGRVVSRTFAAKPHVNITRFSFDRGEEISAHTSPGDAMVQVLDGTARITINGKVTEVSAGQIIVMPANVPHAVYARQRFKMLLTVVKQPVGIQKG, from the coding sequence ATGGCTGATTCACAAAAAAGCCTGATCAAAAATATAGAGTTCTCCCGGGCGGTGGACATCAAAGACCTGGTGGATTACGAAGAAGGACGCGTGGTAAGCCGAACCTTTGCTGCCAAGCCCCATGTCAACATCACCCGTTTTTCCTTTGACCGTGGTGAGGAAATTTCGGCCCATACCTCTCCCGGCGATGCCATGGTTCAGGTCCTGGACGGAACGGCCAGAATCACCATCAACGGCAAGGTGACAGAGGTTAGCGCCGGGCAGATTATCGTCATGCCGGCCAATGTGCCCCATGCCGTTTATGCCCGGCAGCGGTTCAAAATGCTGCTTACCGTGGTGAAACAGCCTGTGGGGATACAAAAAGGCTGA
- a CDS encoding MoaD/ThiS family protein, producing the protein MPTITFNAFSFLQKKLKKKQIAYQNAQLEIAKDSTPADLIRQMGLGKDEVEVVFLNGKVVPFDTPIRDGDRLAFVPQGTPGPYRVFLGFKNPENQSSSGTD; encoded by the coding sequence ATGCCGACCATTACATTTAACGCGTTTTCTTTTTTACAGAAAAAACTGAAAAAAAAGCAGATAGCCTATCAAAATGCACAGCTTGAGATAGCCAAGGATTCAACCCCGGCCGATTTGATCAGGCAGATGGGGCTGGGGAAAGACGAGGTTGAGGTGGTCTTTCTCAACGGTAAGGTTGTCCCCTTTGACACCCCCATCCGTGACGGGGACAGGCTGGCCTTTGTCCCCCAGGGAACGCCGGGGCCATACCGGGTATTCCTGGGATTTAAAAACCCTGAAAACCAGTCCTCCTCCGGCACTGATTAA